The uncultured Ilyobacter sp. genome has a segment encoding these proteins:
- a CDS encoding ATP-dependent helicase, with product MNIDYREEQKKILKYRDGRLGIPAVPGAGKTFILSHLAAKLIEEELGEGEEILILTYMNSSVINFKNRIKEILSSKGGIKKRFQVMTIHKLTNEILRDNLYKIGLSNEYKTITNSNMFHLISMAINDYKKDNQNEIDYFIEPSEKSEKSYKKWNDELIRIILRLISRCKNLSISPERLHSETKKYAKGSLLKIAGEVYLRYDKLCKREGFLDYDDLLYLCHKILSEDAELCENYKKKYKYIFEDEAQDSNYLQNKILRLISNGNLVKVGDLNQSILSTFTSSSPKLFKSFLMANPTAEMFTAGRSSREIIDLANLFVDYVKREHPLKEARGALAEQMIREVSKGSSPANPEVETYGIKAFMEESEEKELERMGSFIEAFSKKYPEKKAVVLFPKNFQIEKAGRVLKKKQVKFQVLADISENLLETLEFMGDLLAFLSKPFDNRRLITLIQVHLMDGIEGDEFQEFIAYLRGIDLEKIFYRRDELTIPEKFTTVSWWKNFEKNLKKLKLLLEFPQNSLEKLLLFIGDIYSFDADQLLLIEKISLDLKRIFKLNPRWTLFDLSLEMKKSRGSEFTYLAKAVESETEETPSQKYNITLTTYHKSKGMEWDMVWLFNVNSDSFPVYLSDNDYGRQQYLKEPYVYPGDYLEDELRKTFINKEYENITIKRKSERISESVRLLYVGITRAKEYLVISCNGDSDTFYFREINRLIEEGQKRYERRKKG from the coding sequence ATGAATATAGATTACAGGGAAGAGCAGAAAAAAATATTGAAGTACAGAGACGGAAGACTGGGGATACCTGCTGTACCAGGGGCAGGAAAGACTTTCATACTTAGTCATTTGGCGGCAAAACTTATAGAGGAGGAGCTAGGAGAAGGTGAGGAGATTTTGATACTTACATACATGAACTCCTCTGTTATAAATTTTAAAAACAGAATAAAAGAAATATTAAGCTCTAAGGGGGGCATCAAAAAAAGATTTCAGGTAATGACCATTCACAAGCTGACCAACGAGATTTTGAGGGATAATCTCTATAAAATAGGTCTTTCTAATGAGTACAAGACCATTACCAACTCAAATATGTTCCACCTTATATCTATGGCCATAAATGACTACAAAAAAGATAATCAAAATGAGATAGATTATTTCATAGAGCCTTCTGAAAAATCAGAAAAATCATACAAAAAATGGAATGATGAGCTAATAAGAATAATTTTGAGGCTCATATCAAGGTGTAAAAACTTAAGCATATCACCTGAAAGGCTTCACAGTGAAACTAAAAAATATGCCAAGGGAAGCCTTCTGAAAATAGCTGGAGAAGTATACTTACGGTACGACAAGCTCTGCAAGAGAGAGGGATTTTTAGACTATGACGACTTACTTTATCTGTGCCACAAAATACTCAGCGAGGATGCAGAACTCTGTGAAAACTATAAAAAAAAGTACAAGTATATATTTGAAGATGAGGCTCAGGACAGCAACTATCTCCAGAACAAGATACTGAGACTCATCAGCAACGGAAACCTCGTAAAGGTGGGAGATCTGAACCAGAGTATTCTTTCTACCTTCACCTCATCTTCTCCCAAGCTGTTTAAGAGCTTTCTCATGGCAAACCCTACGGCAGAGATGTTTACAGCTGGAAGAAGCAGTCGTGAGATAATAGACCTTGCCAATCTTTTTGTAGACTATGTAAAGAGAGAGCACCCTCTGAAAGAGGCTAGAGGTGCCCTTGCAGAACAGATGATAAGAGAGGTGTCTAAAGGCAGTTCTCCTGCCAATCCAGAAGTGGAAACCTACGGTATAAAAGCATTCATGGAGGAATCAGAGGAGAAGGAGTTAGAGAGGATGGGGAGCTTTATAGAGGCTTTTTCAAAGAAGTATCCAGAAAAAAAGGCTGTAGTTCTTTTTCCCAAAAACTTTCAGATAGAGAAGGCTGGGAGAGTCCTTAAAAAAAAACAGGTGAAATTTCAGGTGCTGGCAGATATATCGGAAAACCTATTGGAAACTCTGGAGTTCATGGGAGACCTTCTGGCCTTTCTTTCTAAACCCTTTGACAACAGGAGGCTTATAACTCTTATCCAAGTGCATCTCATGGATGGTATAGAGGGGGATGAGTTTCAGGAATTCATAGCTTATCTCAGAGGAATAGATCTGGAAAAGATTTTTTACAGAAGGGATGAACTTACAATACCTGAAAAATTTACAACTGTTTCATGGTGGAAAAATTTTGAGAAAAATCTGAAAAAACTGAAGCTGCTTTTGGAGTTTCCACAAAATTCTCTAGAGAAACTCCTGCTCTTTATAGGGGATATCTATTCTTTTGATGCGGACCAGCTTCTTCTAATAGAAAAAATATCTTTGGATCTAAAGAGAATATTCAAACTGAACCCTAGGTGGACTCTCTTTGACTTATCCCTTGAGATGAAAAAAAGCAGGGGAAGTGAATTCACTTATCTAGCAAAGGCTGTGGAATCAGAGACAGAGGAAACCCCCAGCCAAAAATACAACATAACTCTCACCACCTATCACAAGAGCAAGGGGATGGAATGGGATATGGTCTGGCTGTTCAATGTGAACTCAGATAGTTTTCCAGTGTATCTTTCAGATAATGATTACGGCAGGCAGCAGTATCTTAAGGAACCATATGTTTATCCGGGAGACTATCTAGAGGATGAACTTAGGAAAACATTTATAAATAAAGAGTATGAAAATATTACTATCAAAAGAAAAAGCGAGAGGATATCAGAGAGTGTAAGGCTACTCTACGTAGGAATTACAAGGGCAAAAGAGTACCTAGTTATAAGCTGTAACGGAGACTCTGATACATTTTATTTTAGAGAAATCAACAGATTAATAGAAGAGGGGCAGAAAAGATATGAGAGACGTAAGAAAGGATAA
- a CDS encoding transporter substrate-binding domain-containing protein translates to MKKIITLISLLFLISLSSFSQEKPLVVGMELAYPPFEMTDEKGNPTGISVDVAKALGEYLGREIVIENMSFGGLIPALKTKKVDIILSSMTITEQRKKSINFSDPYAKSYLTLLVNKRSPVKRPSDLNTRGVNIAVKKGTTGHVIATQYFPKANIMVFEKESVCVLEVTQGKADAFIYDPLTVFKNWKKNPDTTRPIFDQFQKDVEYWGIGYRHGEDDLGKEINGFIKEFKENGGFDKLAKKYLTEQKKAFDEKGLPFFF, encoded by the coding sequence ATGAAAAAAATAATTACTCTTATTTCACTGCTTTTTCTTATTTCACTATCTTCTTTTTCTCAAGAAAAACCCCTCGTTGTTGGTATGGAACTGGCTTATCCTCCCTTTGAGATGACCGATGAAAAAGGCAATCCCACAGGAATCAGCGTGGATGTGGCAAAGGCTTTAGGAGAATACCTAGGAAGAGAGATTGTTATCGAAAACATGAGTTTCGGAGGTCTGATTCCGGCTCTCAAGACTAAAAAAGTAGATATTATTCTTTCCTCTATGACCATAACAGAACAGAGAAAAAAATCTATAAACTTCTCTGACCCATATGCAAAGTCATATCTTACTCTTCTTGTAAATAAAAGATCTCCAGTAAAAAGACCTTCGGACCTCAATACCAGAGGAGTCAACATCGCAGTAAAAAAAGGTACTACAGGCCACGTAATCGCTACCCAGTACTTTCCAAAGGCAAATATAATGGTCTTTGAAAAAGAGTCTGTATGCGTACTTGAAGTAACCCAGGGGAAGGCAGATGCCTTTATATACGACCCACTTACCGTATTTAAAAACTGGAAAAAAAATCCTGACACTACAAGACCTATCTTTGATCAGTTCCAAAAAGATGTGGAATACTGGGGTATAGGATACAGGCACGGTGAAGATGATCTAGGAAAAGAGATCAACGGATTTATAAAAGAATTTAAGGAAAACGGCGGTTTTGACAAACTTGCTAAAAAATATCTAACTGAACAGAAAAAAGCATTTGATGAAAAGGGACTTCCTTTCTTCTTTTAA
- a CDS encoding amino acid ABC transporter permease encodes MNLKKIFFRENREIEASRAVEVINILIILAVIFAVFNYAFGRLEYNYMWKETIVDYRYKFIKGFSITVAISFFSLFCSLVIGTLMAMGQRTTFLPVYYFSKFYVEFIRGTPLIVQIYLFFYVVGTAFNIGDRYIMGILIMASFSGAYVAEIIRSGIESIGASQLETAKALAFTPFQTYVYIILPQVIKRITPPLAGQFASLIKDSSLLSIIAVNEFTKNVQEVDSLTFAPVENYFILAVGYLILTYPISHYSKYLERKFSYES; translated from the coding sequence GTGAACTTGAAAAAAATATTTTTTAGGGAAAACAGAGAGATAGAAGCTTCTAGAGCTGTCGAAGTAATAAATATATTAATTATACTTGCAGTTATTTTTGCTGTTTTTAATTATGCCTTTGGAAGACTTGAATACAACTATATGTGGAAAGAGACCATAGTGGACTACAGATATAAGTTCATAAAAGGATTTTCTATAACTGTAGCCATCTCGTTTTTTTCACTTTTCTGCAGCCTTGTCATAGGTACACTGATGGCAATGGGGCAGAGGACTACTTTTCTGCCGGTATACTACTTCAGCAAATTTTACGTGGAATTTATAAGGGGAACCCCTCTTATTGTTCAGATCTATCTTTTTTTCTATGTCGTGGGGACAGCCTTCAACATAGGGGACCGTTATATCATGGGTATACTCATAATGGCAAGTTTTTCTGGGGCATATGTTGCTGAGATAATAAGGTCAGGAATAGAAAGCATCGGTGCTAGTCAACTAGAGACTGCCAAGGCTCTCGCATTCACACCTTTTCAGACTTATGTATACATAATTCTTCCACAGGTTATAAAGAGGATCACTCCTCCATTGGCAGGGCAATTTGCTTCCCTTATCAAGGATTCATCTCTGCTCTCTATCATCGCCGTGAATGAGTTTACAAAAAATGTGCAGGAGGTCGACTCCCTCACCTTTGCTCCTGTGGAAAACTATTTTATTCTTGCAGTTGGATATCTCATACTGACATATCCCATATCTCATTACTCCAAATATCTAGAAAGGAAGTTCTCCTATGAATCTTAA
- a CDS encoding amino acid ABC transporter ATP-binding protein: MNLNITNLTKIYGEQTVLDNLCLNLKDVHSLVIIGPSGGGKSTLLRILAGLEPPESGVIKINNETVPLEEKDLRNYRKGVGVVFQAFNLFPHLSAIENITLPLVKVHKLSEKDAKNRALSLFEKFQLEEHLHKKPSQLSGGQQQRVAIIRAMALDAKFLLLDEPTSALDPALTSEVLDTIIALRMEKKDLVLITHEMGFAKNVADHIIFVDQGKVLEQGLPGDILVNPKTDELKAFLGKTLKY; the protein is encoded by the coding sequence ATGAATCTTAACATAACAAACCTCACAAAAATATATGGAGAACAGACTGTTCTAGACAACCTCTGCCTGAATTTAAAAGATGTGCACTCACTGGTGATAATAGGACCTTCAGGAGGTGGTAAATCCACACTTCTCAGAATCCTAGCAGGACTGGAGCCTCCGGAAAGTGGAGTCATCAAGATCAACAATGAGACTGTTCCATTGGAGGAGAAGGACCTCAGAAACTACAGAAAAGGTGTAGGGGTGGTCTTTCAGGCTTTCAATCTATTTCCACATCTTTCAGCCATTGAAAACATCACCCTTCCACTGGTAAAAGTGCATAAACTATCTGAAAAGGATGCCAAGAATAGGGCTCTGTCCCTATTTGAAAAGTTTCAGCTAGAGGAGCATCTCCATAAGAAACCTTCGCAGCTTTCTGGTGGTCAGCAGCAGAGGGTGGCCATTATAAGGGCTATGGCATTAGATGCCAAGTTTTTACTTTTAGACGAGCCCACCTCAGCCCTAGACCCTGCCCTGACGTCAGAAGTGCTAGACACCATCATTGCTCTGAGAATGGAGAAAAAAGATCTTGTTTTAATCACCCACGAAATGGGATTTGCCAAAAATGTGGCAGACCATATAATCTTTGTAGATCAGGGAAAAGTTTTGGAACAGGGACTCCCTGGAGATATTCTTGTAAATCCCAAAACAGATGAGCTGAAGGCTTTTCTCGGAAAAACTCTTAAATATTAA
- a CDS encoding GIY-YIG nuclease family protein, whose translation MEKKVPYHVYILRCQDNSLYTGIARDWHKRYTEHLEGRGAKYTRSRKAESIEGVWEVLGRSEACKVECFIKSFPKNKKELFLVEDELLVKEVFERLQVEIKKEKIILTKI comes from the coding sequence TTGGAAAAAAAAGTTCCGTATCACGTATATATTCTAAGATGCCAGGACAATTCTCTCTATACAGGTATAGCCAGAGATTGGCATAAACGTTATACAGAACACTTAGAGGGACGGGGGGCTAAATATACAAGGAGTCGTAAGGCAGAGAGTATAGAGGGTGTCTGGGAGGTTTTGGGTAGGTCTGAGGCCTGTAAAGTGGAGTGCTTTATAAAGTCTTTTCCTAAGAATAAGAAAGAATTATTCTTGGTAGAAGACGAGCTGCTGGTCAAAGAAGTTTTTGAAAGGCTTCAGGTAGAAATTAAGAAAGAAAAAATAATTTTGACTAAAATTTAA
- the pdhA gene encoding pyruvate dehydrogenase (acetyl-transferring) E1 component subunit alpha, translating into MLTEIYDPLKGEMFQVMDQTGKIVNQDHMPEISDELILKMYRTMMLSRTQDEKSLHYQRQGRMLTFAPSMGQEGVQVASAAALEKTDWVASAFRENATWLWLGQPMENLFLYWIGSEEGSRIPEGVNLLPIVVPIGTQCNHAVGIGMSIKYRKQNSVVLAFIGDGGTSEGEFYEAINYAGAMNTPNIFIIQNNQFAISTPRALQTKAKTLAQKGVAAGIPCIQVDGNDIFAVYAAMKEAVDRGRKGEGPTLIEAVTYRIGPHTTADDPTIYRTDEYHQEMLKTDPLIRIKNYMIEKGIWSEEKEVSLKEELENLVEETFKKIEKTPETPLEEIFKYTYAEMTENLKEQYEEYKDFLQRRDK; encoded by the coding sequence ATGTTGACTGAAATATACGACCCGCTAAAGGGTGAAATGTTCCAGGTCATGGACCAGACAGGGAAAATTGTAAACCAGGATCATATGCCTGAAATTTCTGACGAACTTATCTTAAAAATGTACCGAACGATGATGCTCTCGAGGACACAGGATGAAAAATCACTTCACTATCAAAGACAGGGAAGAATGCTCACATTTGCTCCCTCCATGGGACAGGAGGGAGTCCAGGTGGCAAGTGCGGCAGCATTAGAAAAAACAGACTGGGTGGCTTCTGCCTTCCGTGAAAACGCCACATGGCTTTGGCTGGGTCAGCCGATGGAAAATCTGTTCCTGTACTGGATCGGAAGTGAAGAGGGAAGCAGGATACCTGAAGGGGTAAACCTTTTGCCCATAGTCGTTCCCATCGGAACCCAGTGCAACCACGCGGTAGGAATCGGGATGTCCATCAAATATAGAAAACAAAATTCTGTAGTTTTGGCCTTCATAGGAGACGGCGGTACATCAGAGGGGGAGTTTTACGAGGCTATCAACTATGCAGGTGCCATGAACACTCCTAATATTTTCATTATACAGAACAACCAGTTTGCCATAAGTACCCCGAGAGCTCTTCAGACAAAGGCAAAAACCCTGGCACAGAAGGGAGTTGCAGCAGGCATCCCGTGTATACAGGTGGACGGAAATGATATTTTTGCAGTTTATGCCGCCATGAAGGAGGCTGTGGACAGAGGTCGAAAAGGCGAGGGTCCTACCCTTATAGAGGCCGTCACATACCGGATAGGTCCACATACCACTGCCGATGACCCTACAATATACAGGACAGATGAATATCATCAGGAGATGCTAAAAACTGATCCCCTCATAAGAATAAAAAACTATATGATAGAAAAGGGCATCTGGAGCGAGGAAAAGGAGGTTTCCCTTAAAGAGGAGCTGGAAAATCTTGTGGAGGAAACCTTCAAAAAAATAGAAAAAACTCCCGAGACCCCTCTGGAGGAAATATTCAAATACACCTATGCTGAGATGACAGAAAATCTCAAGGAGCAGTATGAAGAGTACAAGGACTTTCTGCAAAGGAGGGATAAATAA